In the Sulfitobacter noctilucicola genome, one interval contains:
- a CDS encoding PP2C family protein-serine/threonine phosphatase produces MTLRTRYSVQTHVGHKRKVNEDAVLALPELNVWLVSDGMGGHAAGDYASRLIADMAAGIPLNLEPADRIQALRDTLQEAHRIIRAEAISRGNDVIGATVVGLLLAEGHFAALWAGDSRLYRLRDGEIEMLTTDHSVVAALVEAGQMSWDEAEHHPQSNAITRAVGVGDTLELEKRHGEIAPGDRYLLCSDGLTKYATFDMLRRALTTQPIELICDHLIQIALAGGGADNITTAVVDIL; encoded by the coding sequence ATGACCTTGAGAACCCGATACTCCGTCCAGACTCACGTCGGTCACAAGCGTAAGGTAAACGAAGACGCCGTTCTGGCCCTGCCGGAACTCAATGTCTGGCTGGTGTCGGACGGGATGGGCGGTCATGCGGCCGGTGACTATGCCAGCCGCTTGATCGCGGACATGGCCGCCGGAATTCCGCTCAACCTTGAACCCGCCGACCGCATTCAGGCGCTTCGTGACACGCTTCAGGAAGCGCACCGCATTATTCGTGCAGAAGCCATATCGCGCGGCAATGATGTGATCGGTGCCACCGTTGTTGGCCTGTTGCTGGCCGAGGGTCATTTCGCAGCACTTTGGGCTGGTGACAGCAGGCTCTACCGGTTGCGCGATGGCGAGATCGAGATGCTGACGACGGATCATTCAGTTGTTGCGGCATTGGTCGAGGCAGGCCAGATGAGCTGGGACGAGGCGGAACACCACCCTCAATCAAACGCCATCACGCGTGCGGTGGGCGTGGGCGATACGTTGGAGCTTGAGAAACGGCACGGTGAAATCGCGCCGGGCGACAGGTATCTGCTTTGCTCTGACGGGCTTACCAAATATGCGACTTTCGACATGCTGCGCCGTGCCCTGACCACACAACCGATCGAACTGATCTGCGATCACCTGATACAGATTGCATTGGCCGGTGGCGGCGCCGACAATATCACGACAGCGGTTGTCGATATCCTGTAG
- the tagF gene encoding type VI secretion system-associated protein TagF translates to MEQGFGAFGKMPALGDFFHINAPSGFMRVWDDWLQGAMMTGAQAGGDRWDAQYMSAPIWRFTLAPGLAGAAKVMGVLMPSVDRVGRRFPLSLMASVPDDAPASLDHLTHDETFDALEDVALAALEDGMDRDRLGELLGQINTGAKKDCAPLRRAGQTIVLNGADGSSPAPELAAGLIGAGGISAPSLWTALIEDKGHTMICDGLPGTHEARALFDLNAPLWMDARVPA, encoded by the coding sequence ATGGAGCAGGGTTTCGGAGCTTTCGGGAAGATGCCCGCCTTGGGTGACTTTTTTCACATCAACGCCCCGTCGGGTTTCATGCGTGTTTGGGACGACTGGTTGCAGGGCGCGATGATGACTGGTGCGCAGGCGGGCGGTGACAGATGGGATGCGCAGTATATGTCTGCGCCGATCTGGCGTTTCACCCTTGCCCCCGGATTGGCAGGAGCGGCCAAAGTGATGGGTGTTCTCATGCCTTCCGTCGACCGGGTAGGGCGACGCTTTCCGCTGTCGTTGATGGCATCCGTGCCTGATGATGCGCCTGCGTCGCTTGACCATCTTACCCATGACGAAACCTTCGACGCCTTGGAAGATGTCGCCCTTGCTGCATTGGAGGACGGGATGGACCGCGATCGGCTTGGCGAATTGCTGGGGCAGATTAACACCGGCGCCAAAAAGGACTGCGCGCCCTTGCGCCGTGCGGGTCAGACAATCGTATTGAACGGCGCGGACGGCAGCAGCCCCGCGCCCGAGCTTGCCGCAGGATTGATCGGGGCAGGGGGCATCAGTGCGCCAAGTTTATGGACCGCCCTGATTGAAGACAAAGGACACACCATGATCTGTGACGGACTTCCCGGCACCCATGAGGCGCGTGCGCTTTTTGATTTGAACGCCCCTTTGTGGATGGATGCGAGGGTGCCTGCATGA